Sequence from the Candidatus Poribacteria bacterium genome:
AAAAACGCTTCATCTGCAAGTGCCATCACCTCTGAAATGGAGTGAGTCACATAAAGGAGAGGTATATCAAACGCCCCCTTGATGTGATAAAGGTAAGGAAGGATGCGGTTTTTCAAGCCAGCATCCAGTGAGGTAAGCGGCTCGTCCATTAACAGCAAACGTGGCGACATCCCCAAAGCGCGAGCAACCGCGACCCGCTGCCGTTGACCGCCGGACAGTTGGCTCGGATACCGATCCAGCAACTCCCCGATTTCAAGGATGTCGATAATTGTATCTGTGTCAATCGGTGTTCGGCTATCGAGTCGGCGAGGACGACCATAGGAGATGTTTTGTCCAACCGTCAGGTGCGGAAAAAGATGCCCTTCCTGAAAGACATATCCGAAATGACGTTTTTCCGGTGGCAGACATCTTTTCTGTTGGGAGGAATACAACGTTTGACCGGCAAACAGGAGTTCCCCTTCGTCGGGGTGTAGGATGCCGCTAATACAGTTGAGCAGCGTGCTTTTACCGCTGCCCGACGGACCGAGAAATGCCGTCACTTTTTCCGTGATGGTGTGATCAATCTCAAGCTGAAAATCGCCAAGCCGTTTGCGAAAACTGAGTTGTAACATGGGACATAATGCCTAACAGGTAACAGTTTGCGTTTTGGGCAGGCACAAGACCTGCCCCTATATTGGATTGATTTTTGTAGGGGCAACCCTTGTGGTTGCCCTTCCTTGCTTCATCTCTTGAGATACAACCGTTCCGCTATCCAGAGCGTAGCGAAAGCAATCAAAGTGGACAGAAGCACCAGACGGTACGCACTCAGATCTTGACCGATCTGCACAAAATTATAGATTGCCAGAGGCAACGTCTGCGTTTTTCCCGGAATGTTTCCCGCCACCATCATGGTCGCACCAAATTCACCGAGACTCCGAGAAAAGCCCATGATCGCTCCTCCGATAATCCCACGATACGACAGAGGTAACGTGACAGTAAAAAACACTTTCAACGGCGAAGCACCGAGCGTCCTTGCAGCCTTCTCCAACTGTGGATTCACACCCTCCATCGCCGTGACAATACCGCGCACCAACAACGGAAACGAAAGCACAGAGATCGCCAACACCACCGCCAGCCATGAAAAGACGATTTCCAGCCCGAAAAGACGGAAGAGCAGCCCCCCGATCGGTCCGCGCTTGCTGAGGAGGATCAGAAGAAAAAATCCGCTGACGACCGGTGGCAATACCATCGG
This genomic interval carries:
- the modC gene encoding molybdenum ABC transporter ATP-binding protein — translated: MLQLSFRKRLGDFQLEIDHTITEKVTAFLGPSGSGKSTLLNCISGILHPDEGELLFAGQTLYSSQQKRCLPPEKRHFGYVFQEGHLFPHLTVGQNISYGRPRRLDSRTPIDTDTIIDILEIGELLDRYPSQLSGGQRQRVAVARALGMSPRLLLMDEPLTSLDAGLKNRILPYLYHIKGAFDIPLLYVTHSISEVMALADEAFLLSEGRITARGEPHQLLASPSALPVAQMTGVENILALPVVVASEERGVTELALGEQRLMVSYTETEPGATMPIAIRARDIIVAMDPNLRMSARNILRGTIRGIAVQAGRVMLSVDIEGHLLSVEVTSDAREQLGLAEGTVCYFIIKASAVNLLWEG
- the modB gene encoding molybdate ABC transporter permease subunit encodes the protein MLTAAEVSALVLSIKAASLSLLLILPPGLLIGWLLAKFSFPGKSLLNTVVMLPMVLPPVVSGFFLLILLSKRGPIGGLLFRLFGLEIVFSWLAVVLAISVLSFPLLVRGIVTAMEGVNPQLEKAARTLGASPLKVFFTVTLPLSYRGIIGGAIMGFSRSLGEFGATMMVAGNIPGKTQTLPLAIYNFVQIGQDLSAYRLVLLSTLIAFATLWIAERLYLKR